The genomic region gtgtgtttggctgCGTTGGTCACTTTGTATGTCACTTTgcttggttgtgtgtgtgtgtgtgtgtgtgtgtgtgtgtgtgtgtgtgtgtgtgtgtgtgtgtgtgtgtgtgtttggctgCATTGATCACTTTGTATGTCactttgtttggttgtgtgtgtgtgtgtgtgtgtgtgtgtgtgtgtgtgtgtgtgtttggctgCATTGATCACTTTGTATGTCactttgtttggttgtgtgtgtgtgtgtgtgtgtgtgtgtgtgtgtgtgtgtgtgtgtgtgtttggctgCGTTGATCACTTTGTATGTCactttgtttggttgtgtgtgtgtgtcactttgtttggttgtgtgtgtgtgtgtgtgtgtgtcactttgtttggttgtgtgtgtgtgtgtgtgtgtgtgtgtgtgtgtgtgtgtttggctgCGTTGATCACTTTGTATGTCactttgtttggttgtgtgtgtgtgtgtgtgtgtgtgtgtgtgtgtgtgtgtgtgtgtgtgtttggctgCGTTGATCACTTTGTATGTCactttgtttggttgtgtgtgtgtgtgtgtgtgtgtgtgtgtgtgtgtgtgggtttgcatgtctgtttgcctgctggcctgtctgtttatgtatctgtctgtctgtctgtctgtctgtctgtctgtctgtctgtctgtctgtctgtttgtctatctgtctgtctaattatAGAAATGTTAAAGACATTCATGTGAAAGAGTGTGTTAGTCTGTATCTCACACATCGGCCATTGGTCAACAGAAAGTAAGCTGAACATATGATGAGCCCAAACATTTCGTCTGATAAATTTCAACTCCAACATTGTCGTTCAGGTATAACAGCAGCTATGGAGGGCAGACACTGAGCATGTCAAGAATGTCGAGAGCAAGTACAAAGGCGCCCGATTTTCTTCGAACTCTTGCAAGACATGAATTTGAAGTGGACGGTGTGATGCCTGATGAAACGGTAAGGCCTAGACACGGCTACAtacacaatgacatgtacacgtacacacacacacacacacacacacacacacacacacacacacacgtacacacacacgtacacacacacatgtacacacacatgtgtacacacacgtgcatgcacacacacgtacacacacacacacacgtacacacacatgtacacacacgtacgcacgtgcacacacacacacacacacacacacacacacacacacacacacacacacacacatgtacacttattgttttgttttctatttcagGATGATGGACACAGTGGTGTGCAAAGGAAAATGTCGATTACATCAAACATATCACTGAGGAGCTCCCAGATGTCAATGTAAGTTTTAtgcaattacattaatattaatagcttAAACACTATATTAAATAGATACAATACTAAAACTACACGTcaatggttaattaataactgCAATCTGCAAACTCTCAAAAGTCTATGCAGTAAAGTTTAGAGAACAAAACGACCATTTACCTTGTACCCAAACAAAAATCCAGTTTCCATTAAAATCAAATGTAGTAATGCAAAAGTTAGAAATCAAAATTAAGAAACTATAATTTTACCCCACAttgaaaaaaattaataattaaagttttttgttaaaaatttaaaaataaaattttgttagaagttaaatattaaatatttggttaaaattaaaaaattatttaaaattaattgttttgttaaagttaattaaaaaattaaaaattaattttttttgtaaaaaattaaaacttaaaaattaaaaattaaaattaaaaattaaataattatttaaaattaattgttttgttaaaagttaattaaaaattaaaaatttgttttttctgtaaaaaattaaaacttaaaaattaaaaatttattttttgttaaaaattaaatttttgttacatattaattaaaagtaaaaattttttattaaaaattgaaaaaagaTTTGAAATGtatatagtaaattaaaaattttaattttaataattaacaaattaagattttaaaactacaatttacattttaaattttaataattaaaaatttaagaGCATTTTAAGTATTTAAAAttgaaaaacaaaaattaaaatttgaatgacAAAATTAGAAACATGAATATTGCAATGCAATAATTGAATGGACCAACTATCCACTGACTCTCTTtccaactgacacacacacacacacacacacacacacacacacacacacacacacagacacacacacacacacacacacacacacacacacacacacacacacacacacacacggacatacacatgcacacacaaatggacacacacacaactatttgtttgtttgtgtttacgtAGGATGTATGATCTGCAGTCATCGGAAGAGGATCCATTGCTTGAAAACGTGATGGACATTGTACATCCTGATAAGGTCGACGGCGAAAATGAGATGAAACgaacacaagacagacatcAAGCCTTGTTCTCCATATATCCCATGCCGGATGAGGTCAGTGTATGTATCTGATTTTAAGTGAAAGTTGGCATGCATATGTACACACATTATAAAGccggcgtgtgtgtgtgtgtgtgtgtgtgtgtgtgtgtgtgtgtgtgtgtgtgtgtccatttatgtgtgcatgcatgtgtccatttgtgtgtgtgtgtgtgtgtgtgtgtgtgtgtgtgtgtgtgtgtgtgtgtgtgtgtgtgtgtgtgtctatttgtgtgtgtgtgtgtgtgcatgtgtccatgtgtgtgtgtgtgtgtgcatgtgtccatttgtgtgtgtgtgtgtgtgtgtgtgtgtgtgtgtgtgtccccgtttgtgtgtccgtttgtgtgtgtgtgtgtgtgtgtgtgtccgtttgtgtgtctgtttgtttgtgtgtgtgtgtgtgtgtccgtttgtgtgtctgtttgtgtgtgtgtgtgtccatgtgtgtgtgtgtgtgtgtgtgtgtgtgtgtgtgtccatgtgtgtgtgtgtgtgtgtgtgtgtgtccatgtgtgtgtgtgtgtgtgtgtccatgtgtgtgtgtgaatgtgtgtttgtgtttgaagcAGGCTCTCAAACGGTGTAGCAGAGGGACGTAATCAGAGAAATAAGAGATACTCTCAGAAGCCCTTATTGTTCTCAGATACTCTCACCATTTACTGTACTATACTATCCAGTTGGAAGGTTGCAGAAGTTGACCGCTCCTGTTAGTGAAAACACTGCGCAAGTACCAGACTTGTCCAGTTCACTATTATAGTCTGTGACGTCACTGTCACGCGATATCATGCCCCGCCTTATGCACCCAGCATTGCCCTACTGTAGTGTAAACGCACGCTGTCCTAGTTTGCAACGATCGGGTTGAAAATGTGTCAAACAGCACCGGACCAGTTCGGTTCAATAGTGCCAATGTAAACACAGTATTTGACGTTTTGGGTGATGATGATAATAACTGCGTTTTGTATGCTTGgttaatatatttgtttcCAAAATTTCAGAATGGAAATTGGCTGGGCAGCTTTATTTTCTTTGCTCCGTTTTCTGTATCTTTTGTTTATTATATTTCGGTATTGAGTTGTACGTGCGAgcggttgtgtgtgtgtgtgttacaggATGATTATGTTGACAGACGCTTGTTACTGCCTTCACCGACTGAACATTTTGGATACAGAGTCATGGTCAAGTGTCTTGAGTTGAGGTAATCAACCATTGTTCATTAtcctattacacacacacacacacacacacacacacacacacacacacacacacacacacacacacacacacacacacagtgacacacacacacacacacacacacacacacacacacacacacacacacacacacacacacagtgacacacacacacacacacacacacacacacacacacacacacagtgacacacacacacacacacacacacacacacacagtgacacacacacacacacacacacacacagtgacacacacacacacacacacacacacacacacacacacacacacacacacacacacacacacaccacacacacacacacacacacacaccacacacacacacacacacacacacacacacacacctgttttACTTGTTgtatttcaatttgtttgtctgcaggCTTGATTTAGAGATCGAACCTATCTTTGCCATGATGGCTTTCTATGATGCTAAAGAGAGGAAGAAGGTGCGAGCAAAGTGTCTGTTtctcactgtttgtttgtatccAGCTACTCTCTGATAGTATATCTTCTTGGATTTTGTGTTGTGATTAGTACACATAGCCATTAGTGTGCTGCAGTTTTCTACTGACTTGTGTTGTTTGATTGTTACCTTCAGACCTACAATAATGGGGTGCCTTACCCAGTGCTTTTTGGTGTCATCGCAGTTTGGCTTTGTTTAGATTGAATGTTATTGATGTAGTGGGTGGAGCTTTTGTTGTCATGACTGGGTACATGCTTTTATGTTTTCAgagatgtttgtgtggtggtttgtctctgtgtctggctgtgtgtctgtctgtctacctgtctgtctgtctgtctgcctgcctgttgcctgtttctctgtctgtttgtccatgttcatgtcgtattggagaaaaagattttctacaattgtacaaagatgcaatgccaaagttatccttagaaaactttcaaaactgtcacctaatcatggtgatttagatagattatttgattttgacattcaaagtcaagtccattagttaacgactttgttgtttgcaaggactgatttgtatttaaaaaatcctagcatatgtacaagtagaaccTGTATAAGAATAaattatatgtctgtctgtttgtccgtctgtctgtctgtctgtttttctgtctgtctgtttctctgtctgtttctctgtctgtctgtttctctgtctgtttctctgtctgtctgtctgtctgtcattcacatatatttgaacttttatctatgatacattttgcaatacAGGATACTATGTGCTGtctaactactagtagtgtccatcaactaaactaagctaaaattgaaactcgtctgtctgcctgcctgtctgtctgtttgtgtacctgcctgtctgtgtgtctgtctgtctttcaacaCCAATATCTTTAAACATCTTTCTTTCATCATACATTCTCTAGTTATAATCATTGTGTACTCGATTGTTCGAGTATCTATTCTGTTTCCTTGATAATTGTTTCCAATTTTATTTCAGATATCAGAAAATTTCCATTTTGATTTAAATCGTGGTGATATCAGTAAGATGCTGTCAGTGCATGGCGTAGAGAAGTGTATGCCATCAGTCAGTCGTTCGGCTATATTTTCCATCACGTATCCAAACCAAGACGTCTACTTGGTTGTAAAACTGGAAAAAGTCCTACAACAAGGAGACATATCAGAGTGTGCCGATCCGTATATGAGAGACTTGGATTCAAAGGTATGCCACATTGTGTACTCATTGTCTGTTCATGTTTTAAGTCTGCTTGTTATTTGCTTAACTAACCAACAAGCTTTTGTGTGTAGACTCATGAACGAGTGAAATATAGTGCGGCAATGAACTGTGAACGCTTGGGGAAATACAGAATGCCGTTTGCTTGGACAGCAATCAATCTTATTGACATTTTGCAAGGCAGCACGAATATGGGTGGTGGAGTTGGAAATAACACAGCGTTGCCAGCAGAAGTGAAGGGAAATAGAGACTCTACATTGAGTGAACAGAGATCTTCAACACCAGAGCCACCACGTTTACGAACAGCAAGTGAACCAGGTGATAAAACTGATTGATTTACATGAAAGTTGTTTCATTTGTTGAGTGTGATACTTGAGTGTATTGTGTATAAATTCAAtgtgtctctttgtttttAATAGGCAGAGGAGCGTTTagcaatctgtttgtttgtttgtcagtctgtttgtttgtctgtctgtctatctgtttgtttctttgttagtctgtctgttctgtctgtctgtcagtctgtctgtctgtttgtttgtcagtctgtctgtctgtttgtttgtttgtctgtctgtctatctgtttgtttctttgtctgtctgtctgttctgtttgtctgtctgttctgtttgtctgtctgtctgtctatctgtttgtttctttgtctatctgtttgtttctttgtctgtctgtctgttctgtcagtctgtctatctgtttgcttatttgtctgtgtgtttcttctgttcgtctgtttgtttgtctgtctagctgaTCATTTATTAGACAAACTTTTacgtctgcctgcctgtttgtttgtttgtctgcctgtttgttagtttgtctgtctgtgtgtctaacAAGTTTTTCGTAGAAAATGACAGCCTGTTCATTTGTGAATTACTTGATGAAACATCATGCTTCAATCCGTTACAATAGAATCATTTATCCATCTAAATGTAACCGCTTTCGAATCACATACAAAGTATCTCCTAGTGTGCAATCCAAATAGTTTATTATGTCAGTCAGTGGTTTCTCTGCACAGTAACTGAAGCAAGTTTTAGCATGTGAACACGCAATATCAACACATTAACTCCTGGCTAATCATTAGACTCGTAGCTAATCTCCTGGTTACAGGTCGTCGTAACACTGGGTCAAGTATGTCAACTAGTGATATGAAGCGGTCGGCTACGATGGCTGCCGCTGAAAACCACAAGGAAGAGGACAACACAGGACTCTTGCTCTCTCATTTCAAACCTGTCACACTCACAGTGAACAGCTTCTTCAAACAGGAGGGAGAGAAACTTGAAGACGAGGATCTGTATCGATTTCTCTTGGACTTGAAGAGACCGACATCGACACTGAAACGACTGAAATGCATTCCAGGTAAGCGGGGTGTGATTATGTACGGAATATCTACGATATTCAAGCTGTAAGATGTGAATAATATACCGGGACAActgatgtacacacacacacatgcacacacgcgcgcacgcacacacacacacacatgcgcgcacgcacacacacacacacacacgtgcgcacgcacacacacacacacacacacacacacacacacacacttgacaaaaACTCGTGGATGATCAAGTCAAGCTTTCTGTCTACATTGTTACTGTTATCAACTCTTAATGCCGTTCCGACCCTGTCAAGACCTTCTGCATACACGAATGTCTCATGCGTTCTCAACCAATGAACGCATATTCCATGAGGCAGCAGAGAAGCtggtgtacatgtgtgtgatGGTGATTTGATGTGACACTCCCAGACTTCGAACAAACCTCCTTTGTCATCTCTCTTCTGTGCAAATAAGGTAGTACCACCACTTCAGTTTGCAAGGCTGAAGGGGGGAGTCACAGTCACAACCTGGTTACGAAAACCACATGGAATGCAACTGCTAGGTCAGCTCCTAGCTATGCCAACTTGAACACGTTTCCACGGTACACCATGAGCTGGCTGACcaatgtaacacacacacacacacacacacacacacacacacacacacacacacacacacacacacacacacacacacacaccagtgtgtTACTGTAGTAAGCCAGCACTGAGAGATTATCAACGAATCCGTTTCAACCATTTCTACACGTTTCAGCAACTACACCTCATCACTATCTTCCCATTGGGATTTCTTACATACTGTTTACAAAACACAATTTGTAGCCTTGCTACGTGCATCATAAAACATCATTTTCTCTTATTAATCGGCGCACCACAAGTCCTTGGAAACCATCCTCTCTCTTTGCTATACTGCCGAGGTCTCACTGTCGGTCCGATTCCGTTTTCAACTAGATGGCTAAGCACTCTGTTCCCATAAAGCCAGTGTTTATAAATTCGTGTTACCATGACTCTGTCGCCCTGCTTCACACACAGACGTGGCTCGTCCGGGTTAGGACACGAGCAAGCGACACGACACCCAAAACAAATTCCGAAATAATCTCTACTTCCGTGGTAGTTGCGAACGACTTCGTAGAGATACGTGTGCTCTCGCTTGTCTTTCTTTAATTCAATCTGTTTCATTGTGAGAGTGTACTGATGGCAGTCAGCTCGTGTTTCCCACATGATCCCGTCTCCTTCTTGAGTCCACAGAACGGATTTACAGTTTTTCTTCCAGCCAAGGTCGTACGGAAAATGAAACGAGTTACTGTTGCCGTTCTTGTTTTTTACTGACTTCACCTTTCTCATAATCCACAGTTCGATTTCTGTGTGATTTTTCCTGATGTTTAGTAGTTGAGTGACTAGCAGTATCCCTACGGCAAGAGTTACCCCTATGGTCAATCCACAACACAGTAGATTAGCTGTTACTGCCAACGGTCCATATAATATCAATCGTCTGTACATCCAGTGTGTTCTAACAAAGAATGTTCGATACAGGGATAGAGCTTGAAGGTAGAAGGCGTGTGAGCAACCAATCGTGACATGGAAGAGGAATCGAACGAACGGAGCGTGATTGCGGTGTCCCACACAGTTGTTTATCCATGGACAGTGATGGTCCATCTTTAGACAACAACGTTGACATCTACAACGGACGGAAGTAGAACTACatggtaacacacacacacacacacacacacacacacacacacacacacacacacacaccacacacacacacacacacacaccgacaaaACGAGTgggcagataaacagacatttCCATAGTCAAGCACTTGATGTCATCTCATCCTACTTGCTGCAGTGATGAGCTCTTGGTGCCTTGTATCCTTCACACACGTCGCAATATTGTAGGTAGCGAGTGTCTCCTTCGTTGTCTGGTGTCCATCTCGGTGGCACGCGACCAGGACCACGCAAACAAGCCGTCAGGAAGTTGTACATAATTAGTAGGAAGTCGATGAGGAGGATGGTCAAGTTGAGGGGGCCCTCCATGTCATCCGACCGCCAGTAGATGAGAATTGAATAAAGAGTTGACGACAGCAAAGCGAAGATGATTGAGAGTGCGATTGAAGGTCCCCAATGGCATAGTCTTGATATGCCATCTGCCGCCATGTTTTGCAGAACCCGGATGTGATAGCCTTGGGTTCCAGACCTTCGCATACTTTGTGCTCTTTTTCcgtgtgttgtttgtatttgatttTATTGGTTGTGTTGCAGGGACACTGAAAATTGATATCTCTCTGCCTGGAGACAATCAGTCTTGTTGTTTGACGCCGTCTCTATTGCAGGTAATTGTGGTtgtgatgacatcatgttgaCATGCCATTGTAGTCTGATATTAATATTAGGAAGTTGTTATTGTAGCTACTCTGactactacacacacacacacacacacacacacacacacacacacacacacacacacacaccacacacacacacacacacacacacacaccacagtggcgagcacacacgcacacacacacacacacacaccaacacacacacacacacacacgtgcgctcgcacacacacacaccaacacgcacacacacacacacacacacacacacacacacacacacgtgcgctcgcacacacacacacacaccaacacgcgtgcacacacacacacacacacaccaacacacacacacacacacacacacacgtgcgcgcacacacacacacacacacacacacaccaacacgcacacacacacacacacacacacacacacacgcacacacacacactaacacgcgtgcgcgcgcgcacacacacacacacacacacacacacacaccaacacacacacacacacacacacacacacacacaccaacacacacacacacacacacacgtgcgctcgcacacacacacacacacaccaacacgcacacacacacacacacacacacacacacacacacacacacatgtgcacacgcgCGCTTGCCCATTTTTAGTTGcaatattttgattgtattatTACATCTATTTATTGAGTCTTTGTTGCATGTACTATTTCATCCACATAGTTTGGCAACAAACTGCCTTGTGGCATTAAATGCCCTTTTAGATCGTATGGCCTTCGGTATTCCAGTTTTTGTACACTTTGTGGGCTTCCTTGCTCTATTGTGCGTGTTTGATATAGGTAAGCCCATATCCAGATCCTCATGCTCGTCCCACACGAGAAATCGAAGAGTTTCCACCTAAAGAAGTCTTCGTTCCATGGACAGTCTACAAGTATGTGACTAATGGTGCATGTAGATTTAGCTCATACGTTATGGCAGTCAATCTGTTGTTTCTTGATAGAAACTTCTTGTATGTGTACCCTCAATCTGTCAACTTCTCGAGTCGTGGCGGCTCGGCAAGAAATATTGCAATCAAGATACAAATTATGGAAAAGGAATCGGAACAGGATGCGATGAAAGTGAGTGCACCACATGGTGGGATGACTATGCTAGTTTCAAGTCTGTTTGAAGTCGTAatagtttatatta from Corticium candelabrum chromosome 10, ooCorCand1.1, whole genome shotgun sequence harbors:
- the LOC134185936 gene encoding palmitoyltransferase ZDHHC6-like; translation: MAADGISRLCHWGPSIALSIIFALLSSTLYSILIYWRSDDMEGPLNLTILLIDFLLIMYNFLTACLRGPGRVPPRWTPDNEGDTRYLQYCDVCEGYKAPRAHHCSKCQRCCLKMDHHCPWINNCVGHRNHAPFVRFLFHVTIGCSHAFYLQALSLYRTFFVRTHWMYRRLILYGPLAVTANLLCCGLTIGVTLAVGILLVTQLLNIRKNHTEIELWIMRKVKSVKNKNGNSNSFHFPYDLGWKKNCKSVLWTQEGDGIMWETRADCHQYTLTMKQIELKKDKREHTYLYEVVRNYHGSRDYFGICFGCRVACSCPNPDEPRLCVKQGDRVMVTRIYKHWLYGNRVLSHLVENGIGPTVRPRQYSKERGWFPRTCGAPINKRK